The following are from one region of the Thiocapsa rosea genome:
- a CDS encoding thiol-disulfide oxidoreductase DCC family protein, whose amino-acid sequence MIAFTAYFDGGCPLCSKEIAHYRRIDKAGAIRWVDITDDGGALAEAGINRTDAMRRIHAKEADGRILIGVPAFVAIWRRLPGYRRLAALVQGLRLVGPLDWGYAHFADWRLSRRCKGGACTLTP is encoded by the coding sequence ATGATCGCATTCACGGCCTATTTCGACGGGGGCTGCCCGTTGTGCAGCAAAGAGATTGCCCATTACCGCCGGATCGACAAAGCCGGCGCAATCCGTTGGGTCGACATTACCGATGACGGCGGCGCGTTGGCCGAAGCGGGGATCAACCGGACGGACGCCATGCGCCGCATCCACGCCAAGGAGGCCGACGGCCGCATCCTTATCGGAGTGCCTGCCTTCGTCGCGATCTGGCGTCGACTGCCGGGCTACCGCCGTCTCGCGGCCCTGGTGCAGGGTCTGCGCTTGGTCGGGCCGCTCGATTGGGGGTACGCGCACTTCGCGGACTGGCGGTTGAGTCGCCGCTGTAAGGGCGGTGCCTGCACCTTGACGCCGTGA
- a CDS encoding isocitrate lyase/PEP mutase family protein encodes MNEPAARLRTLLDRGDMLVMPCCFDALSARLIEQAGFPLTFMSGFAVSASRLALPDTGLISVTEMLDQGRGICDAVRIPVIGDGDTGHGNPANVRRTVDQYARAGFAGVMIEDQVMPKRCGHTGVKEVVERDEAIRRVRAAVDARDAGAGTLIVARTDARNALGLEEAIRRMQAFADLGADILFLEAPRDEAEMRRFCKQVPGIKMANMLEEGITPILPPAMLAEIGYGIAAYPLTLLSAAVFAMREALADLAAGRTPERRVDFRTLRELVGFDAYDDLLKRY; translated from the coding sequence TTGAACGAGCCCGCCGCCCGGCTGCGCACACTCCTGGATCGTGGCGACATGCTCGTCATGCCCTGCTGTTTCGATGCCCTGTCGGCGCGATTGATCGAGCAGGCCGGGTTCCCGCTGACCTTCATGAGCGGTTTCGCCGTCTCGGCGAGCCGCCTCGCGCTGCCCGACACCGGGCTGATCTCGGTGACCGAGATGCTCGACCAGGGACGCGGCATCTGCGATGCGGTGCGAATCCCGGTCATCGGCGACGGCGACACCGGCCACGGCAATCCGGCCAATGTCCGACGTACCGTCGATCAGTATGCCCGTGCCGGCTTCGCCGGCGTCATGATCGAGGATCAGGTCATGCCGAAGCGCTGCGGCCACACCGGGGTGAAGGAGGTCGTGGAACGCGACGAGGCGATCCGCCGGGTACGCGCCGCCGTGGATGCACGCGACGCCGGAGCAGGCACCCTGATCGTCGCGCGCACGGATGCGCGCAATGCCCTCGGCTTGGAAGAGGCGATCCGGCGGATGCAGGCATTCGCGGACCTCGGCGCCGATATCCTCTTTCTCGAAGCACCGCGTGACGAGGCCGAGATGCGCCGCTTCTGCAAACAGGTACCGGGCATCAAGATGGCCAATATGCTCGAAGAGGGCATCACGCCCATCCTACCGCCCGCCATGCTCGCCGAGATCGGCTACGGCATCGCCGCCTATCCGCTGACCCTCTTGAGCGCCGCCGTCTTCGCGATGCGCGAGGCCCTCGCCGACCTGGCCGCCGGACGGACACCGGAGCGAAGAGTCGACTTCCGCACGCTGCGCGAGCTGGTTGGGTTCGATGCCTATGACGATTTGCTGAAGCGCTACTGA
- the coaBC gene encoding bifunctional phosphopantothenoylcysteine decarboxylase/phosphopantothenate--cysteine ligase CoaBC: protein MDPSPRNQVLLGVGGGISAYKSVDLVRRLRERGYAVRVVMTQAATAFVGPLTFQAVSGHPVRTDLLDPAAEAGMGHIELARWAGQLLIAPATADLMARLAAGIADDLLTTLALATEAPLILAPAMNQQMWRHPATQDNLARLVARGARILGPGVGIQACGDQGPGRMLEPLEIVEALSGSDLQPLAGVRVLLTAGPTREPLDPVRYLGNRSSGRMGYALAAALTDLGARVVLVSGPSALAPPAVAELVKVETALEMHAAVTARTRDCDIFVATAAVADYRPAEPAGSKIKKAADALEIRLVRNPDILAEVAALPTPPFTLGFAAETDDVEQYARGKLKDKRLDMIAANRVGGDSGGFERDENALLVLWNGGQRVLPMMSKVELARELAMLLAEHYAERHAASS from the coding sequence ATGGATCCAAGCCCCCGTAATCAGGTGCTGCTCGGTGTCGGCGGCGGCATCTCCGCCTACAAATCGGTCGACCTGGTCAGGCGCCTGCGCGAGCGCGGTTATGCCGTGCGGGTGGTCATGACGCAGGCGGCGACGGCGTTTGTCGGCCCTCTCACCTTTCAGGCGGTCTCCGGGCATCCGGTGCGGACCGACCTTCTCGATCCGGCGGCCGAGGCCGGCATGGGCCATATCGAGCTGGCGCGCTGGGCGGGGCAACTCCTCATCGCCCCGGCGACCGCGGACCTGATGGCCCGCTTGGCCGCCGGGATCGCCGACGACCTGCTCACGACCTTGGCCCTGGCGACCGAGGCGCCCTTGATCCTCGCCCCGGCGATGAATCAACAGATGTGGCGTCACCCGGCGACCCAAGACAACCTGGCCCGACTGGTCGCGCGCGGCGCGCGAATCCTGGGACCCGGTGTCGGCATCCAAGCTTGCGGCGACCAAGGCCCGGGACGGATGCTCGAGCCGCTTGAGATCGTCGAGGCGCTGAGCGGCTCGGACCTGCAACCGCTGGCCGGCGTTCGGGTCCTCCTAACCGCCGGTCCGACCCGCGAGCCGCTCGACCCGGTGCGCTACCTGGGCAATCGCAGCTCCGGGCGCATGGGCTATGCCCTGGCGGCTGCGCTGACCGATCTTGGCGCTCGCGTGGTCCTGGTCAGCGGACCGAGCGCCTTGGCACCGCCTGCGGTGGCCGAGCTGGTCAAGGTCGAGACGGCCTTGGAGATGCATGCCGCCGTGACAGCGCGCACCCGCGACTGCGACATCTTCGTCGCCACCGCTGCGGTGGCGGACTACCGGCCCGCCGAGCCCGCGGGGAGCAAGATCAAGAAGGCCGCCGATGCGCTGGAGATCCGGCTGGTGCGCAATCCGGATATCCTGGCCGAGGTCGCCGCCCTGCCGACGCCGCCCTTCACGCTGGGCTTCGCGGCCGAGACGGACGATGTCGAGCAATACGCCCGCGGCAAGCTGAAGGACAAGCGGCTGGATATGATCGCGGCGAATCGGGTCGGAGGAGACTCGGGCGGCTTCGAGCGCGACGAGAACGCGCTGCTCGTACTTTGGAACGGGGGGCAGCGCGTGCTGCCCATGATGTCGAAGGTCGAGCTCGCGCGCGAGCTGGCCATGCTCCTCGCGGAACACTATGCCGAACGCCATGCTGCATCCTCTTGA
- the vapC gene encoding type II toxin-antitoxin system tRNA(fMet)-specific endonuclease VapC: protein MIVLLDTDICIYAINQKRPEILRQIRNYRIGEVGISSITYAELRFGVENSSRVDDNLDRLERFLLPLEILPFDAEAGRRYGRLRVELKRAGCLIGANDLLIAAHAVSLDATLVTNNIREFARVEGLRVEQWG, encoded by the coding sequence GTGATCGTCCTTCTGGATACGGACATCTGCATCTATGCGATCAACCAAAAGCGACCGGAAATCCTGCGGCAGATCCGAAACTATCGAATCGGCGAGGTCGGTATCTCGTCGATCACCTATGCGGAGCTGCGTTTCGGCGTGGAAAACAGTAGCCGCGTCGACGACAATCTGGATCGGCTGGAGCGCTTCCTGTTGCCGCTGGAGATCCTTCCGTTCGACGCCGAAGCGGGGCGCCGCTACGGACGGCTTCGCGTCGAGCTCAAACGCGCAGGTTGCCTGATCGGCGCGAACGATCTCCTGATCGCGGCCCATGCCGTGAGTCTCGACGCAACCCTGGTGACCAACAACATCCGCGAGTTTGCGCGGGTCGAGGGGTTACGCGTCGAGCAGTGGGGTTGA
- the dut gene encoding dUTP diphosphatase produces MLHPLEVKILDPRLGRDFPVPTYATPGSAGLDLRAMLQAPLDLAPGAAELLPTGMAVHIAERNVAGLILPRSGLGHRHGIVLGNLVGLIDSDYQGPLMVSCWNRGTAPFRIEIGERIAQLVLVPVLQAELRIVDDFDTSVRGSGGFGHTGQH; encoded by the coding sequence ATGCTGCATCCTCTTGAGGTCAAGATCCTGGACCCGCGCTTGGGCCGTGATTTTCCCGTGCCGACCTATGCGACCCCAGGCTCGGCCGGGCTCGATCTGCGTGCCATGCTCCAGGCCCCGCTCGACCTTGCACCCGGCGCGGCCGAGCTGCTGCCGACCGGCATGGCCGTGCACATCGCCGAGCGGAACGTCGCCGGTTTGATCCTGCCACGCTCGGGTCTCGGACATCGACACGGCATCGTGCTCGGCAACCTGGTCGGTCTGATCGACTCGGACTATCAGGGGCCGCTCATGGTCTCCTGCTGGAACCGCGGGACGGCGCCGTTTCGGATCGAGATCGGCGAGCGCATCGCCCAGCTCGTGCTGGTGCCGGTCCTGCAGGCTGAGTTGAGGATCGTCGATGACTTCGACACCTCCGTGCGGGGCAGCGGCGGGTTCGGGCACACGGGCCAGCACTGA
- a CDS encoding RNA-binding domain-containing protein: protein MLTQEQLIDLLHDLEADYVERTTSVNKTDKFAEAICAFANDLPNHRFPGYLFIGATDDGACCGLKVTDELLKNLAAIRSDGNVLPQPVLIVQRYSLDSGDLAVVEVQPSDLPPVRYRGRVYIRIGPRKGIANEQEERILSERRVSLTRSFDARPCRESAIEDLALGQFDAYRRESLDPETIAANNRPIDLQLASLRLYDIDQGCLTNAGILLFGKNPRFFFPGAYIQYLRLPGTDLTDMPVDQAEVSGDLTSTLREMEARLRQLIQTGMRPVSGLRERLLPDYPEWALRELLMNAVMHRNYDSNTPIRFYAFSDHIEIQSPGGLYGEATPQNFPTRNSYRNPVIAEAMKSLGFVNRFGYGVLRAQSLLAQNGNPPAEFQFDEHSVLVKIFRRPE from the coding sequence ATGTTGACCCAAGAGCAACTGATCGATCTCCTCCACGACCTCGAGGCTGACTACGTCGAGCGAACCACTTCGGTCAACAAGACCGACAAGTTCGCCGAGGCCATCTGCGCTTTTGCCAACGATCTGCCAAATCACCGATTTCCGGGGTATCTGTTCATCGGGGCGACGGACGATGGCGCGTGCTGCGGTCTCAAGGTGACGGACGAGCTTTTGAAGAACCTGGCAGCGATCCGTTCCGACGGCAATGTGTTGCCCCAACCAGTCCTCATCGTTCAGAGATATTCCCTGGACAGCGGTGACCTTGCGGTCGTAGAGGTCCAGCCCTCGGACCTACCGCCGGTCCGCTATCGAGGTCGGGTTTATATCCGAATCGGTCCGCGTAAAGGCATCGCCAACGAGCAGGAAGAACGCATCCTGAGCGAGCGCAGAGTCTCGTTGACGCGCTCTTTCGACGCCAGACCATGCCGCGAATCCGCCATCGAAGACCTCGCCCTCGGCCAGTTCGACGCCTATCGAAGGGAGTCCCTCGATCCGGAGACCATCGCCGCCAATAACCGGCCGATCGATCTACAGCTGGCATCCCTGCGGTTGTACGACATCGACCAAGGCTGCCTGACCAACGCAGGCATCCTCCTCTTCGGTAAGAATCCGCGCTTCTTTTTTCCGGGCGCCTACATCCAATACCTGCGGCTTCCCGGTACCGACCTGACCGACATGCCTGTCGATCAAGCCGAGGTCTCGGGCGACCTGACCAGCACCCTGCGAGAGATGGAGGCGCGCCTTCGACAGCTGATTCAAACAGGGATGCGACCCGTGAGCGGTCTGCGGGAACGGCTGCTGCCCGATTACCCGGAATGGGCTCTGCGCGAGCTGCTGATGAACGCGGTGATGCACCGCAACTACGACAGTAACACCCCGATTCGTTTCTATGCCTTCAGCGATCACATCGAGATCCAAAGCCCGGGCGGTCTCTACGGCGAGGCGACGCCCCAGAATTTCCCCACTCGCAACAGTTATCGCAACCCCGTCATTGCGGAGGCCATGAAGTCGCTCGGTTTCGTCAACCGGTTCGGCTACGGCGTCCTGCGCGCTCAGTCCCTGCTGGCGCAGAACGGAAATCCGCCTGCCGAATTCCAGTTCGACGAGCACAGCGTCTTGGTCAAAATTTTCCGGAGGCCGGAATGA
- the radC gene encoding RadC family protein: MPIKDWPEGERPREKLLERGAGALSDAELLALFLRTGVRGKSAVDLARELLNDFDGLVGLLAADKKRFCEGKGLGTAKFAELQAVLELSHRYLLSRIRGQDVLTSPEATRDYLKLRLYGSPHEIFACLFLDNRHRVISYDELFQGTIDGASVHPRVVVQRVLATNAAAVIFAHNHPSGVAEPSQADLRITQRLKEALSLIDVRVLDHVIIGDGEGTSLAERGLL; the protein is encoded by the coding sequence ATGCCGATCAAGGACTGGCCGGAGGGTGAACGGCCGCGGGAGAAGCTCCTGGAGCGTGGGGCGGGCGCACTCTCGGACGCCGAGCTGCTGGCGCTGTTTCTGCGCACCGGCGTGCGCGGCAAGAGTGCTGTGGATCTGGCGCGAGAGCTGCTGAATGATTTCGACGGTCTCGTCGGGTTGCTCGCCGCAGACAAGAAGCGCTTTTGCGAGGGCAAGGGGCTCGGCACCGCCAAGTTCGCCGAGCTTCAGGCGGTCCTCGAGCTGAGCCACCGCTACCTGCTCTCGCGGATTCGAGGTCAAGACGTCCTGACCAGCCCGGAGGCCACACGCGACTATCTCAAGCTGCGCCTCTACGGCTCGCCGCACGAGATCTTCGCCTGCCTCTTCCTCGACAACCGACACCGTGTCATCAGCTACGACGAGCTGTTCCAAGGCACAATCGACGGGGCCAGCGTGCATCCTCGGGTGGTCGTACAACGGGTGCTCGCCACCAACGCCGCCGCCGTGATCTTCGCCCACAACCACCCCTCGGGTGTCGCCGAGCCCAGCCAGGCGGACCTGCGGATCACACAGCGTCTCAAAGAAGCCCTAAGTCTGATCGATGTGCGTGTTCTCGATCACGTCATCATCGGCGACGGTGAGGGGACTTCGCTGGCTGAGCGAGGGCTTCTTTAG
- the vapB gene encoding type II toxin-antitoxin system antitoxin VapB produces METAKLFLNGSSQAVRLPKEFRFRGDEVVIKRLGNAVVLLPKEDPWQVMFDALAEFPDDLTLTREQPDVQEREPIA; encoded by the coding sequence ATGGAAACTGCAAAACTCTTTCTAAATGGCAGCAGCCAAGCCGTTCGCTTACCCAAGGAATTCCGCTTCCGGGGTGACGAGGTGGTGATCAAGCGCCTGGGCAATGCCGTGGTCCTGTTGCCCAAGGAAGATCCCTGGCAGGTGATGTTCGATGCCCTGGCGGAGTTCCCGGATGACTTGACACTGACGCGTGAGCAGCCGGATGTGCAGGAGCGGGAGCCGATCGCGTGA
- the pyrE gene encoding orotate phosphoribosyltransferase produces the protein MKDYQREFLAFAAEIGALRFGDFTLKSGRQSPYFFNAGLFNTGERLSRLGSAYARCILDSAPAFDVLFGPAYKGIPLAAATSIALAAQSGRDTAYAFNRKEVKDHGEGGIIVGSPLAGRILIIDDVITAGTSVRESVQIIRDAGAEPAGVVIALDRQEQGQDGRSAVAEVTATFGIPVYSIVSLTDLVTYLDEQPELDAFAEAVRAYRARYGV, from the coding sequence ATGAAAGACTACCAACGCGAATTTTTGGCCTTCGCCGCCGAGATCGGCGCATTGCGCTTCGGCGACTTCACGCTCAAGTCCGGGCGCCAAAGCCCGTACTTCTTCAATGCCGGCCTCTTCAACACGGGCGAGCGGCTGTCCCGGCTCGGGAGCGCCTATGCGCGCTGCATCCTGGATTCCGCACCCGCATTCGACGTGCTGTTCGGGCCGGCCTACAAGGGTATCCCGCTGGCGGCGGCGACCAGCATCGCACTCGCCGCGCAATCCGGCCGAGACACGGCCTACGCCTTCAATCGAAAGGAGGTCAAGGATCACGGAGAGGGCGGAATCATCGTCGGCAGTCCATTGGCCGGGCGGATCCTCATCATCGACGATGTGATCACCGCGGGCACCTCGGTGCGCGAATCGGTGCAGATCATCCGCGACGCCGGAGCCGAGCCGGCCGGGGTCGTGATCGCACTCGACCGCCAGGAGCAGGGACAGGACGGACGTTCCGCCGTCGCCGAGGTGACCGCGACCTTCGGCATCCCGGTCTACAGCATCGTCAGCCTGACCGACCTCGTCACCTACCTCGACGAGCAGCCCGAGCTCGATGCCTTCGCCGAGGCCGTGCGGGCCTACCGGGCACGCTACGGGGTTTAG
- the argB gene encoding acetylglutamate kinase yields MSILNERAHTIAHVLIEALPYIRRFRGKTIVIKYGGNAMVDETLKQGFARDVVLMKMVGVNPVIVHGGGPQIGSLLKRLGKASEFVQGMRVTDDETMDVVEMVLGGLVNKEIVNFINRHGGSAVGLTGKDGDLIRARKLLLRRDAPELKATEIIDIGHVGEVESIDASVVHMLVEGDFIPVIAPIGVGEDGRSYNINADLVAGKIAEVLKAEKLLLLTNTVGLLDAEGNLIPELDIGRVETLIKEGVIAGGMLPKVQCALDAVNGGVKSAHIIDGRVEHAVMLDLFTDEGVGTLIRSR; encoded by the coding sequence ATGTCCATCCTCAACGAACGTGCCCACACCATCGCCCACGTCCTGATCGAAGCGCTGCCCTATATCCGGCGCTTCCGCGGCAAGACCATCGTGATCAAGTACGGCGGCAATGCCATGGTGGACGAGACCCTCAAGCAGGGCTTCGCACGCGACGTGGTCCTGATGAAGATGGTCGGGGTCAATCCCGTGATCGTGCATGGCGGCGGGCCGCAGATCGGGTCGCTGCTCAAACGACTCGGCAAGGCGAGCGAGTTCGTTCAAGGCATGCGGGTGACGGACGACGAGACCATGGACGTGGTCGAGATGGTGCTCGGCGGGCTGGTGAATAAAGAGATCGTCAACTTCATCAATCGGCACGGCGGCTCCGCGGTCGGCCTCACCGGGAAGGACGGCGACCTGATCCGCGCTCGCAAGCTCCTGCTGCGGCGCGATGCGCCCGAGCTGAAGGCCACTGAGATCATCGACATCGGCCATGTCGGCGAGGTCGAGAGTATCGACGCCTCCGTTGTCCACATGCTGGTCGAAGGTGACTTTATCCCGGTCATCGCCCCGATCGGCGTCGGCGAGGACGGCCGCTCGTACAACATCAATGCCGATCTGGTCGCCGGCAAGATCGCGGAGGTGTTGAAGGCGGAGAAGTTGCTGCTGCTGACCAACACGGTCGGTCTGCTCGACGCGGAAGGCAACCTGATCCCGGAGCTGGACATCGGACGGGTCGAGACCCTGATCAAGGAAGGGGTGATCGCCGGCGGCATGCTGCCGAAGGTGCAGTGCGCGCTCGACGCCGTGAATGGCGGGGTGAAGTCCGCGCACATCATCGACGGGCGGGTGGAGCATGCGGTCATGCTGGATCTCTTTACCGACGAAGGTGTCGGGACCCTGATCCGCAGTCGGTGA
- a CDS encoding ParA family protein has translation MKTIAFFNNKGGVGKTSLVYHLAWMCADHGIDTLAVDLDPQANLTAMFLDEERLEALWPDDDHPDTVFGSIRPILRGIGDIAIPHVERVAEKLGLIPGDLGLSRFEDKLSDAWPRCHNRDESAFRTMTAFHRLIQAGTAESAELVLIDVGPNLGAINRAALIASDQVCIPLAPDLFSLQGLKNLGPTLREWGAIWGDLVSKAPAGLSLPKGSMQPIGYIVMQHGLRDSRPVQAYKRWMDRIPTVYREAVLDDPGGHTSPAVDRDPYCLSLLKHYRSLMPMAMEARKPIFFLKSADGAIGAHIEAVKSCYSDFQGLASRIVAKAGIPFQ, from the coding sequence ATGAAGACCATCGCCTTTTTCAACAACAAGGGTGGTGTCGGAAAGACATCGCTGGTCTATCACCTCGCCTGGATGTGCGCCGACCACGGCATCGATACCCTCGCTGTTGACCTGGACCCCCAGGCGAACCTGACCGCCATGTTCTTGGACGAAGAGCGGCTGGAAGCCCTTTGGCCGGATGACGATCATCCGGATACGGTTTTCGGAAGCATTCGCCCGATATTGCGGGGCATCGGGGATATCGCCATCCCCCATGTCGAACGTGTCGCAGAGAAACTCGGCCTGATACCCGGGGACCTTGGCCTGTCTCGTTTCGAGGATAAGCTCTCGGATGCCTGGCCTCGCTGCCATAACCGCGACGAATCGGCCTTTCGCACTATGACCGCCTTTCACCGCCTGATCCAAGCGGGCACTGCAGAAAGCGCCGAGCTGGTCCTAATCGACGTCGGACCCAACCTCGGCGCCATCAACCGTGCGGCGTTGATCGCGTCGGACCAAGTCTGTATCCCCCTGGCACCCGACCTGTTCTCGCTGCAAGGTCTCAAGAACCTTGGCCCGACCCTGCGTGAGTGGGGTGCCATTTGGGGCGACCTCGTTTCCAAAGCCCCCGCTGGCCTGTCGCTGCCCAAAGGAAGCATGCAGCCGATCGGCTACATCGTCATGCAGCACGGCCTGCGGGACAGCCGCCCGGTTCAAGCCTACAAGCGCTGGATGGATCGCATCCCCACCGTGTATCGCGAGGCCGTCCTCGACGACCCCGGGGGTCATACCTCCCCAGCCGTGGATCGCGACCCTTATTGCCTCTCTTTGCTCAAACACTACCGCAGCCTGATGCCGATGGCGATGGAGGCAAGAAAGCCGATCTTCTTCCTCAAGTCCGCCGACGGTGCCATCGGCGCGCACATCGAGGCAGTGAAGAGTTGTTACAGCGACTTCCAGGGTCTTGCGTCCCGCATTGTCGCGAAGGCAGGCATCCCTTTCCAATGA
- a CDS encoding phosphomannomutase/phosphoglucomutase: MAEVTPAAPPEIFRAYDIRGILERQLTPEIMQAIGRAVGSEAAARGDRTVMVGRDCRASSPALSRALIAGIRAAGIDVVDLGIAPTPLVYFACCEACPCAGAIVTASHNPPDYNGVKVVFGGTSADAATIQGLRRRILEGDLTSGDGGLIERDISERYHERIVRDIHLARPMRVVLDCGNATVSAIAPAVFRALGCEVIPLDCDPAAGMGERVPDPARPECLRALSERVVLEGADLGLGFDGDGDRLGVIDAGGGYIAADRVLMCLAVDVLTRHPGSEVIFDVKCTGHLAEVIRRAGGRPVPWRSGHAPLKARLRASDAQIAGELSGHIMFKERWLGFDDALYTGARLLEILSRDPRPTDAIFRDFPGGIATPELALPLPEGEAERIMAQVILLADRIEDLVVQTIDGLRLDGPAGWGLVRASNTLPKLIFRFEGDDPAALRAMQERFRLLMAEAAPGLALPF, from the coding sequence ATGGCCGAGGTCACCCCCGCCGCGCCGCCCGAGATCTTCCGCGCCTACGACATTCGCGGCATCCTCGAGCGCCAATTGACACCCGAGATCATGCAGGCGATCGGTCGCGCCGTCGGCAGCGAGGCCGCCGCGCGTGGCGATCGCACGGTCATGGTCGGACGCGACTGCCGCGCCTCCAGTCCGGCCCTGAGCCGAGCCCTGATCGCCGGGATCCGCGCCGCCGGCATCGATGTCGTCGACCTCGGCATCGCCCCGACGCCCCTGGTCTATTTCGCCTGCTGCGAGGCTTGCCCATGTGCCGGGGCGATCGTCACCGCCAGCCACAACCCGCCCGATTACAACGGGGTCAAGGTCGTCTTCGGCGGCACGAGCGCGGATGCAGCGACGATTCAGGGCTTGCGGAGACGCATCCTGGAGGGCGACCTGACCAGCGGGGACGGTGGTCTCATCGAGCGCGATATCTCCGAGCGCTACCACGAGCGCATCGTCCGCGACATCCACCTCGCCCGGCCCATGCGGGTCGTGCTGGACTGCGGCAACGCTACCGTTTCCGCGATCGCGCCTGCCGTCTTTCGCGCGCTCGGCTGCGAGGTGATCCCGCTCGACTGCGACCCGGCCGCCGGGATGGGCGAGCGGGTCCCGGATCCGGCCCGCCCCGAGTGTCTCCGGGCACTCTCGGAGCGGGTGGTGCTGGAGGGCGCCGATCTCGGGCTCGGGTTCGACGGTGACGGTGATCGTCTGGGCGTGATCGATGCCGGCGGCGGCTACATCGCGGCCGACCGGGTCCTCATGTGTCTCGCCGTCGATGTCCTGACACGGCATCCGGGAAGCGAGGTCATCTTCGACGTCAAATGCACGGGCCATCTCGCCGAGGTGATCCGTCGCGCGGGCGGTCGCCCGGTGCCATGGCGCTCGGGTCACGCACCTCTGAAGGCCCGGCTGCGCGCATCCGATGCGCAGATCGCCGGCGAGCTGAGCGGGCACATCATGTTCAAGGAGCGCTGGCTCGGCTTCGACGACGCACTCTATACCGGAGCCCGGCTCTTGGAGATCCTGTCGCGCGATCCTCGCCCCACGGATGCGATCTTTCGCGACTTTCCCGGCGGCATCGCGACCCCCGAGCTGGCCCTGCCGTTGCCCGAGGGCGAGGCCGAGCGGATCATGGCGCAGGTGATCCTGTTGGCCGATCGCATCGAGGATCTGGTGGTACAGACCATCGACGGTCTGCGGCTCGACGGCCCGGCCGGCTGGGGTTTGGTGCGGGCCTCGAACACCTTGCCCAAGCTGATCTTTCGCTTCGAAGGCGACGATCCGGCCGCGCTGCGGGCCATGCAGGAGCGGTTTCGCCTGCTCATGGCCGAGGCCGCGCCCGGGCTGGCGCTGCCCTTCTGA
- a CDS encoding sulfite exporter TauE/SafE family protein, protein MIETPLGIYLTAFLVGLLGGVHCLSMCGGLVGSLTLGLDPRIRRDPWLMLPYQVTYNLARIAGYATAGALFGGLGALLLQLDAFQVMQRVLYGLAGIVMILLGLYLGGWWRLIAVVERAGAALWRRLEPLGRRVLPVRTPLQAAALGYLWAWIPCGLVYSVLITAVATGSVLNGALVMLAFGAGTLPNLLGIGLLAGAAARISERVWVKQVAGLLVIGFGVYALWQLY, encoded by the coding sequence ATGATCGAGACCCCGCTTGGGATCTACCTGACCGCATTTCTGGTCGGCCTGCTGGGCGGCGTCCATTGTCTGTCCATGTGCGGCGGCCTGGTGGGTTCCTTAACGTTGGGTTTGGACCCGCGGATCCGTCGCGACCCCTGGCTGATGCTGCCCTACCAGGTCACCTACAACCTGGCCCGCATTGCGGGATACGCCACCGCGGGTGCGCTCTTCGGCGGACTTGGCGCCTTGCTGCTGCAGCTCGACGCCTTTCAGGTCATGCAGCGTGTCCTTTACGGCCTCGCCGGAATCGTGATGATCCTGCTCGGGCTCTATCTCGGGGGCTGGTGGCGTCTCATCGCCGTGGTCGAGCGCGCGGGCGCCGCACTTTGGCGGCGTCTCGAGCCGTTGGGTCGACGCGTCCTACCGGTTCGCACCCCGCTGCAGGCCGCAGCGCTCGGTTATCTCTGGGCCTGGATCCCCTGCGGTCTTGTCTACAGCGTCCTCATTACGGCGGTCGCTACCGGAAGCGTTCTGAACGGGGCGCTCGTCATGCTGGCCTTCGGCGCCGGCACGCTCCCGAACCTGCTCGGCATCGGTCTCCTGGCAGGCGCTGCCGCGCGCATCTCCGAGCGCGTATGGGTCAAGCAAGTCGCCGGGCTCTTGGTTATCGGTTTCGGCGTCTATGCCCTCTGGCAGCTCTATTAA